Proteins from one Leptidea sinapis chromosome 44, ilLepSina1.1, whole genome shotgun sequence genomic window:
- the LOC126977210 gene encoding H/ACA ribonucleoprotein complex subunit 2-like protein: MGKVKKEVVEQEEQATDVSIKTETLGYEDKVEHCSVIAKPMAPKKLSKKIYKLIKKSSGHKNYIRNGLKIVQKQLRLGEKGIVFFAGDISPIEIMCHLPAVCEEKDVPYCYTPSRKDIGAAMGTMRGCIMVLIKEHEDYKDLYDEVKSEIKLLGHPL; encoded by the exons ATGGGGAAAGTAAAAAAAGAGGTGGTAGAACAAGAAGAACAGGCAACCGACGTAAGCATTAAAACTGAAACTTTAGGTTATGAAGACAAAGTTGAACATTGCAGTGTAATAGCGAAGCCGATGGCACCAAAGAAGCTTAGCAAAAAGATAtacaaacttataaaaaaatcaagtggccacaaaaattatataagaaatgGATTAAAAATTGTTCAGAAACAGCTGCGACTAGGAGAAAAGGG AATTGTCTTCTTTGCTGGGGACATATCACCTATAGAAATCATGTGTCACTTACCTGCTGTATGTGAAGAGAAAGATGTACCATACTGCTATACACCAAGTCGTAAGGATATTGGAGCAGCTATGGGCACAATGAGAGGATGTATAATGGTGCTTATCAAGGAACATGAGGACTACAAGGACTTGTATGATGAAGTCAAGAGTGAAATTAAACTTTTGGGACATCCactataa
- the LOC126977206 gene encoding rho-related BTB domain-containing protein 1, which yields MDNEQPHQELVKCVVVGDTAVGKTRLICARACNKHVSLSQLMTTHVPTVWAIDQYRIYKDVLERSWEVVDGVNVSLRLWDTFGDHEKDRRFAYGRSDVVLLCFSITNPISLRNCGAMWYPEIRRFCPNTPVLLVGCKNDLRYMYRDEAYLNFCKDRSPFIRAPRKSDLVMPDQGRALAHEFGIYYYETSVFTYYGVNEVFENAIRAALIARRQQRFWMTNLKRVQRPLLQAPFRPPRPLEPEVSVAGSDYLENTATLLRQQVSSMGEATAGDFNEDTEFLIRQDQAKQLRVWDHIKRRSSCQILTLSDNCKKPPDLFREVNHPAILSIKVVKCDKIQHATSQTQTIVTMSKLISQNVMQEIINFIYTGVIDSTAFKQQSAAIGLLLEIRQAAELLGFPELTKLSQFILDKHLLFDKGFMLQFHTPLPQRLCEMCVERNMFADVTFDLDDGIHLAHRAILMARCDPMKAMFQGHFRESTSRVISFPGVKMYAFHILLCYIYSDKIPIVEPTRCLELLELANRLCMNRLVNLVEARVIDQLQHQDRLGDEDQVVEIALFLLEPVKLHNAHNLSEWCTWRLCGAYDRVCRAKHLSPASRDYLADNRWPPVWYVKEFDYYQKCLAEQSKELKDTARPTTSLQANQQTGCLCFTSKIRRESGEAVAGAVAGEVPDATTALCRIDPAQPAPL from the exons ATGGATAACGAACAACCCCACCAAGAGCTTGTCAAGTGCGTGGTGGTGGGTGATACAGCCGTGGGGAAGACTCGTCTGATATGTGCCAGGGCATGCAACAAACATGTCTCTCTCTCTCAGTTGATGACCACCCACGTGCCGACAGTGTGGGCGATCGACCAGTACAGGATTTATAAAGAT GTCCTGGAAAGATCTTGGGAAGTTGTCGACGGAGTGAATGTATCCCTCAGACTCTGGGATACATTTGGAGATCATGAAAAAGACAGACGTTTTGCTTATGGCAG gTCCGACGTAGTGCTGCTGTGTTTTTCAATAACAAATCCTATATCCTTAAGGAATTGCGGTGCGATGTGGTACCCAGAGATACG GCGTTTTTGTCCAAACACACCAGTACTTCTGGTGGGATGCAAAAATGACTTACGATATATGTACAGAGATGAGGCATATTTAAACTTCTGCAAAGATCGCAGTCCCTTTATAAG GGCACCAAGGAAAAGCGATCTAGTAATGCCGGATCAAGGGCGCGCTCTGGCACACGAGTTTGGAATATATTACTATGAGACATCTGTATTTACTTATTATGGTGTCAATGAGGTGTTTGAGAACGCTATCCGAGCAGCGCTGATTGCAAGAAGACAGCAAAGATTTTGGATGACCAACTTGAAACGTGTACAAAGACCTTTGTTACAG GCTCCTTTTAGACCGCCACGACCGTTAGAGCCAGAAGTTTCGGTCGCGGGCAGTGACTACTTGGAAAATACGGCAACATTACTACGGCAACAG GTAAGCAGTATGGGCGAGGCAACAGCAGGCGATTTCAATGAAGACACAGAGTTTTTAATTAGGCAAGATCAGGCAAAACAGTTAAG AGTATGGGATCACATAAAGCGTCGTTCATCTTGCCAGATCTTAACTCTCAGCGACAATTGTAAGAAGCCGCCGGATTTGTTCAGAGAAGTCAACCATCCCGCCATTTTGTCAATCAAAGTTGTGAAG TGCGACAAAATCCAGCACGCGACTTCGCAGACCCAAACTATTGTGACTATGAGCAAGCTTATATCACAAAATGTGATGCAAGAAattatcaatttcatatacACTGGCGTTATCGACAGTACAGCATTCAAACAACAG TCCGCAGCTATCGGATTATTACtg GAAATCCGTCAAGCAGCCGAGCTGTTGGGATTCCCCGAGCTAACGAAGCTGAGCCAGTTCATACTGGACAAGCATCTTTTGTTCGATAAAGGATTCATGCTACAGTTCCACACT CCCTTGCCCCAGAGACTTTGCGAGATGTGTGTGGAAAGGAACATGTTCGCCGATGTTACTTTTGATCTCGACGATGGAATACATTTGGCTCACCGCGCGATACTGATGGCAAGGTGCGATCCAATGAAAGCCATGTTTCAGGGACATTTTCGGGAGAGTACTTCTAGAGTG ATATCATTCCCTGGTGTAAAAATGTATGCATTCCACATACTTTTGTGCTACATTTATTCAGACAAAATACCAATAGTGGAACCCACGAGATGCTTGGAACTTCTTGAGTTAGCCAACCGTCTGTGTATGAATAGACTGGTTAACCTGGTGGAGGCGAGGGTTATAGATCAGCTGCAGCATCAGGATAG ACTTGGCGATGAGGATCAAGTTGTAGAAATAGCTCTGTTTCTGCTTGAGCCAGTTAAG TTACACAACGCACACAATCTGTCTGAGTGGTGCACTTGGAGACTATGCGGTGCTTACGACAGGGTTTGCAGAGCTAAGCACCTCAGCCCTGCCTCCAGGGATTACCTGGCTGATAACAGATGGCCGCCTGTTTG GTATGTTAAAGAGTTCGATTATTACCAGAAGTGTCTGGCGGAACAATCGAAAGAACTGAAGGACACGGCACGACCGACAACATCATTGCAAGCTAACCAACAGACTGGTTGCCTGTGCTTTACTA GTAAAATTCGCAGAGAAAGTGGAGAGGCGGTAGCGGGAGCTGTAGCGGGCGAGGTACCGGACGCGACCACCGCCCTATGCCGCATTGATCCAGCGCAACCGGCGCCACTCTGA